From the genome of Gorilla gorilla gorilla isolate KB3781 chromosome 4, NHGRI_mGorGor1-v2.1_pri, whole genome shotgun sequence, one region includes:
- the GPRIN1 gene encoding G protein-regulated inducer of neurite outgrowth 1 produces the protein MDTAEDPAWLQLLQKDSSPPGPQPTAFFCPQDGSLGAGSSAMRDYCPSQQKASPAPPRHTPDQSPGMESRHRSPSGAGEGASCSDGPRGSLACPSPTCFSPQEAPSKETLEAHGASISGTPETTTSGKPEPVSSVKTEPKSSEDRNPMFLEKMDFKSSKQADSTSIGKEDPGSSRKADPMFTGKAEPEILGKGDPVAPGRMDPMTLRKEDLGSLGKVDPLCSSKTYTVSPRKEDPGSLRKVDPVSSDKVDPVFPRKEEPRYSGKEHPVSSEKVAPTSAEKVDLVLSGKRDPGPLGKADPVPLESMDSASTGKTEPGLLGKLIPGSSGKNGPVSSGTGAPGSLGRLDPTCLGMADPASVGNVETVPATKEDSRFLGKMDPASSGEARPVSGHTDTTASAKTDLTSLKNVDPMSSGKVDPVSLGKMDPMCSGKPELLSPGQAERVSVGKAGTVSPEKEDPVSSRREDPISAGSKKTSSEKVNPDSSGKTNPVSSGPGDPRSLETAGPPSAVKAEPATGGKGDPLSSEKAGLVASGKAAPTASGKAEPLAVGKEDPVSRGKADAVPSGQGDSVSVGKVVSTPGKTVPVPSGKVDPVSLGKAEAIPEGKVGSLPLEKGNPVTTTKADPRASGKAQPQSGGKAETKLPGQEGAAAPGEAGAVCLKKETPQASGKGEPVSLRKADSAPSRKTESPSLGKVAPLSLEKTKPSSSSRQLDRKALGSARSPEGARGSEGRVEPKPEPVSSTEASSLGQKDLEAAGAERSPCPEAAAPPPGPRTRDNFTKAPSWEASAPPPPREDAGTQAGAQACVSVAVSPMSPQDGAGGSAFSFQAAPRAPSPPSRRDAGLQVSLGAAETRSVATGPMTPQAAAPPAFPEVRVRPGSALAAAVAPPEPAEPVRDVSWDEKGMTWEVYGAAMEVEVLGMAIQKHLERQIEEHGRQGAPAPPPAARAGPGRSGSVRTAPPDGAAKRPPGLFRALLQSVRRPRCCSRAGPTAE, from the coding sequence ATGGACACTGCTGAAGACCCGGCCTGGCTCCAGCTGCTTCAAAAGGACTCCAGCCCCCCAGGACCCCAACCCACAGCCTTCTTCTGCCCACAGGATGGGAGCCTGGGGGCTGGCAGCTCGGCTATGAGGGATTACTGCCCCTCCCAGCAAAAGGCAAGCCCTGCACCCCCCAGGCACACTCCTGACCAAAGCCCAGGCATGGAGTCTAGACACAGAAGCCCCagtggggctggggaaggggcctCCTGCTCTGACGGCCCCAGAGGGAGCCTGGCCTGCCCCTCCCCAACCTGCTTCTCTCCCCAGGAGGCACCCTCCAAGGAGACATTGGAGGCACATGGAGCCTCCATCTCAGGGACACCAGAAACCACCACGTCTGGGAAGCCAGAGCCTGTGTCCTCCGTGAAAACTGAGCCCAAATCCTCAGAAGACAGAAATCCCATGTTCTTAGAGAAGATGGATTTCAAGTCCTCAAAGCAGGCCGATTCCACTTCCATAGGAAAGGAGGATCCTGGGTCCTCGCGGAAGGCAGATCCCATGTTTACAGGAAAGGCAGAGCCTGAAATCTTGGGAAAGGGGGATCCTGTGGCTCCTGGAAGGATGGATCCCATGACTCTAAGAAAGGAAGATCTTGGATCCCTGGGAAAAGTAGATCCTTTGTGCTCCAGCAAGACGTATACAGTGTCACCGAGGAAGGAGGATCCTGGGTCTTTGAGAAAGGTGGATCCTGTGTCCTCAGACAAAGTGGACCCTGTATTCCCAAGAAAGGAGGAGCCCAGGTATTCAGGAAAAGAGCATCCTGTGTCCTCAGAAAAGGTCGCTCCTACATCTGCAGAAAAGGTAGATCTTGTATTGTCGGGAAAGAGAGATCCTGGGCCCTTGGGAAAGGCAGATCCCGTGCCCTTGGAAAGCATGGATTCTGCGTCCACAGGAAAGACAGAGCCGGGGCTCCTGGGCAAGCTGATTCCAGGCTCATCAGGCAAGAATGGGCCTGTATCCTCTGGGACCGGGGCTCCTGGGTCCTTGGGAAGGCTGGATCCCACATGCTTGGGGATGGCAGATCCCGCATCTGTGGGAAATGTAGAAACTGTGCCTGCCACAAAAGAGGACTCCCGGTTCCTGGGAAAGATGGACCCTGCCTCCTCAGGAGAGGCGCGTCCTGTGTCTGGCCACACGGATACCACGGCTTCAGCAAAGACAGATCTCACGTCTTTGAAAAATGTGGATCCCATGTCTTCAGGCAAGGTGGATCCAGTTTCTCTGGGAAAGATGGACCCCATGTGCTCAGGAAAGCCAGAGCTCTTGTCTCCTGGACAGGCAGAGCGTGTGTCTGTGGGAAAGGCAGGAACTGTATCCCCAGAAAAAGAGGACCCGGTGTCCTCCAGAAGGGAGGACCCCATATCTGCTGGAAGTAAAAAGACATCATCTGAAAAAGTGAATCCTGACTCTTCAGGAAAGACAAACCCTGTGTCTTCAGGTCCAGGCGATCCCAGGTCCTTGGAGACAGCAGGTCCCCCATCTGCAGTAAAGGCTGAGCCAGCAACTGGGGGAAAAGGAGATCCCCTGTCCTCGGAGAAGGCAGGTCTGGTGGCCTCTGGAAAGGCGGCTCCCACAGCCTCAGGGAAGGCCGAGCCCCTCGCGGTGGGCAAGGAGGACCCTGTGAGCAGGGGAAAGGCAGACGCTGTCCCCTCTGGACAAGGGGACTCTGTGTCTGTAGGTAAAGTGGTCTCAACTCCAGGAAAAACAGTCCCGGTGCCCTCGGGGAAGGTGGATCCCGTGTCCCTGGGAAAAGCAGAAGCCATCCCAGAGGGAAAGGTGGGTTCTCTGCCTCTAGAGAAGGGGAATCCTGTTACCACCACAAAGGCGGATCCCAGGGCCTCGGGGAAAGCACAGCCGCAGTCTGGTGGCAAAGCAGAAACAAAGCTCCCTGGGCAAGAGGGCGCTGCAGCACCAGGAGAAGCAGGGGCTGTGTGTTTGAAAAAGGAGACACCACAGGCCTCAGGGAAGGGAGAGCCTGTGTCCCTGAGGAAGGCCGACTCTGCACCTTCCAGAAAAACGGAGTCCCCATCACTGGGGAAGGTGGCCCCCCTGAGTCTGGAGAAGACCAAGCCgtcctcctcctccaggcagTTAGACCGCAAAGCCCTCGGCTCAGCCCGGTCTCCCGAGGGTGCCAGGGGCAGTGAAGGCCGCGTGGAGCCGAAGCCCGAGCCCGTGTCCAGCACCGAGGCCTCCAGTCTCGGCCAGAAAGACCTGGAAGCCGCTGGGGCCGAGAGAAGCCCCTGCCCAGAGGCCGCAGCGCCCCCGCCGGGGCCGCGGACTCGCGACAACTTCACCAAGGCGCCGTCGTGGGAGGCGAgcgccccgccgccgccgcgcgaGGACGCGGGCACTCAGGCGGGCGCGCAGGCCTGCGTCTCAGTGGCCGTGAGCCCCATGTCTCCGCAGGACGGCGCTGGGGGCTCGGCCTTCAGCTTCCAGGCGGCGCCGCGCGCGCCCAGCCCGCCCTCGCGCCGAGATGCGGGCCTGCAGGTGTCGCTGGGCGCCGCCGAGACGCGCTCCGTGGCCACTGGGCCCATGACACCTCAAGCCGCCGCGCCGCCCGCCTTCCCCGAAGTGCGGGTGCGGCCCGGCTCAGCGCTGGCGGCCGCTGTAGCGCCCCCGGAGCCGGCTGAGCCCGTGCGAGACGTGAGCTGGGACGAGAAGGGCATGACGTGGGAGGTATACGGCGCCGCCATGGAGGTGGAGGTGCTGGGCATGGCCATCCAGAAGCATCTGGAGCGACAGATCGAGGAGCACGGCCGCCAAGGGGCGCCCgcgccgccgcccgccgcccgtgCCGGCCCCGGCCGTTCGGGCTCGGTGCGCACCGCGCCCCCAGATGGCGCCGCCAAGCGTCCGCCCGGCCTGTTCCGCGCGCTGCTGCAGAGTGTGCGCCGGCCGCGGTGCTGCTCGCGGGCGGGACCCACGGCCGAGTGA